TCGATAAGCGCAATGATTTGTTGCATGACTTTGCTTTCGCCAATGAGATTGATGGGGCTCGTGCTAGGCGATTGCGATGTTTGAAAGAGATCGGTTTCGGCAAGTAGCTTGGTTATTTGTTCGTGCAGCGATAGGCGTTTCTCCATGCTGCGAATGTGGCTTACGTCCCTAAAGCACAAGAGTTTTCCGCTCTCACTTCCCAGGCTGTTAGACAAGGTACGGACGGTGTAGTCGAGGCATAACTCTTTGTTATCGGTCTTTCGCCTAATGTTAAGATCCATTGGCTCATTAGAGGAAATATTTGTTTCAAACAAACTTTTCTCATTCTTGTCAGCGTGTTGGTTCTTTAGGAAATCTGAAAAATTGCTTCCAATCAAACTCTGAGCATCGATATCGCTTAACCCCATTATGGCGCAGGCAGCCTTGTTAATGTTAGTGATTGCGCTGTGAATATCAATGGTGAGAATGCCGTCAGAGATATCGTTAAAGAATTGCTGCTGTTGGTTGCTTAGCTCGTGCAGATTTTGCTTATGTCTATCGGCAATGCGCCAAACAGCTTCTAGCTGTTTGGCTAAATAACTGCTCGCTAATGCAATTACGATTAGCGAAGTATAGACCCCCAATATGCCCGCTGCGGAAATGCTGCTACTGTTTAAGTCAAGCGGGGCTATTAGACCCGATGCCAATAAGGCGTATAATAGACCCGATGCAGCAGCAACAATTACTGCCCCGCTACTACCGAATAATACGGTTGCGCCAACGATAATAAACAGATAGAGCACAAACAGGGGACTGGAAGCTCCGCCGGTGACATACATTACTAGCGTTGCAAGAATCACATCCGCTAGCGCCTGGCAATAACCAAGCCTTTTCACGTTTACTGCAAATTTAAGCCACAGCGCGTTAATTAGGGATATTCCATAGGTAATTGCTATGCCCCAAAACATGGGATAGAGCGCGCGTATACTCCTTTCGTTCATCAGCACATTCCAGGCATTTGTCCCAAGCAGCAGGGACAAAATTGTTATGCGAAAAAGTATGAGTTGGCCTAGGGTTCGCTTTAGCTTTGACGGCGAAGCAGAAAAGGTTCTGAGTGGCGATGAGGGCGCGTTAGTGCGATCGCTCAAGGCTTTGGATGCTGTATCTTCAGCTGCTCGAGTAAAAGATTCGCAAGATGCTTTGCTCGTAGGTTGCGTATTCATTCTGCTAGCTAAATAACAGTACCTAGCTTAAATATTGGCAGATACATTGCAATTACTAGTCCACCGACTAGCGTTCCGAGTATCATAATCATTAGTGGCTCTATTAGTTGTTTCATAGCGCCAACGGCATTATCGACCTCGTCCTCATAAAAATCTGCAATCTTTTGCAGCATGGAATCTAGCGCACCGGTGCTTTCGCCAACTGCGATCATTTGAACTACCATCGGAGGAAAAACCGCAGATTCTTGCAATGGCTCGGCTATGCTTTTTCCTTCGCTAATGTTTACTCGCACTAGTCCCACCTCTCGCTCTACAACTTTGTTGCCAGCAGTTTTGCCGCAAATTAACAGCGCGTCTAGGATCGGCACGCCAGAGCTAAGCATTGTTCCAAAAGTGCGAGTGAAGCGGGCGACGGCCACCTTGCGAACTATGTTTCCAAACACCGGCAATTTTAGGGCAATTGGATGAACGATGCGCTGTCCGCGTTCAGTCTTCACAAAGCGCCGAAATAACCATATAGCTAGTATGATGTTCGAAAAAATTAAAATGCCGTGCTCCACCATGAAGTTTGAGAGATTTATTACAAAGCGCGTCGGAGCTGGCAATGCGGAACCAAAATCGTTAAACAGCTCCGCAAAAGTTGGGATCACAAATATGAGCAAGACTGCCGTGACGATTACCGCTGCACTGAGAACTACGGCTGGGTAAATCATGGCGGTTTTTACCTGACGCTTTAGTTTATCAGCCTTTTCCAGATAGTCCGCTAGCCTCTCAAGAATAATGTCCAAAATACCGCCCGTTTCGCCGGCAGCTATCATGTTAACGAAAAGCGCGTC
This genomic interval from Deltaproteobacteria bacterium contains the following:
- a CDS encoding sigma 54-interacting transcriptional regulator; its protein translation is MNERSIRALYPMFWGIAITYGISLINALWLKFAVNVKRLGYCQALADVILATLVMYVTGGASSPLFVLYLFIIVGATVLFGSSGAVIVAAASGLLYALLASGLIAPLDLNSSSISAAGILGVYTSLIVIALASSYLAKQLEAVWRIADRHKQNLHELSNQQQQFFNDISDGILTIDIHSAITNINKAACAIMGLSDIDAQSLIGSNFSDFLKNQHADKNEKSLFETNISSNEPMDLNIRRKTDNKELCLDYTVRTLSNSLGSESGKLLCFRDVSHIRSMEKRLSLHEQITKLLAETDLFQTSQSPSTSPINLIGESKVMQQIIALIERVAAKEASVLITGESGTGKEVIAKAVHSQSPRCNNPFVAINCGAIPETLIESELFGYKKGAFTGANSNQLGLFRQADGGTIFLDEIGELPLQLQSKLLRVLQEKTVRPVGDVHDIPVDVRIISATNKDLKVEIANKRFREDLFYRLNVVNIVVPPLRNRKEDIPLLMRYFIGRYSDKSSILPKISAEAAGLLINYSFPGNVRELENIIERALVLGSEAILPEHLPDEVKLNSGINKANSAFAIAKTHNDDYTRIYSLPIDLENTIAELEKVYLLRALEQAGGIKKQAAKLLGLNFRAFRYRLKKYGMGDEATP
- a CDS encoding type II secretion system F family protein → MAVFTWEGKSSNGQKVNGEMEAANVQAVFNALKQQRIVPNVKKIKQKGKGLSTEINIPGFQPKAKTKDVVIFTRQFATMIDAGLPIVQGLDVLAKQQRNPAMKKALTNIKETVQTGGTLAEALSKHPKVFDALFVNMIAAGETGGILDIILERLADYLEKADKLKRQVKTAMIYPAVVLSAAVIVTAVLLIFVIPTFAELFNDFGSALPAPTRFVINLSNFMVEHGILIFSNIILAIWLFRRFVKTERGQRIVHPIALKLPVFGNIVRKVAVARFTRTFGTMLSSGVPILDALLICGKTAGNKVVEREVGLVRVNISEGKSIAEPLQESAVFPPMVVQMIAVGESTGALDSMLQKIADFYEDEVDNAVGAMKQLIEPLMIMILGTLVGGLVIAMYLPIFKLGTVI